A portion of the Desulfobacterales bacterium genome contains these proteins:
- the cmr6 gene encoding type III-B CRISPR module RAMP protein Cmr6 → MIPEFLKQYWNNYKNHNDIHAGLALYRFFDASENQKNKSLEIISKINNFDTASKIFLERQKKHLESLKLRGYSVCSFKLTTASRLACGLGISSLAENGFFMDRVWGIPYLPGSSLKGIAQDWALIELDVFTEKQNRRETKRLNKDFIAIFGAQSAEEGEIMDKYWKDRKGTVIFLDAVPILENISPYDIDIVNPHYSDYYSSKGDKPPADYERPNPNFFLTVKKEIKFQFAIAAKDAKFQFQDKEGKEIDVDISAQKLLSNATQYLQNALQEHGIGAKTHIGNGYFKCS, encoded by the coding sequence ATGATACCTGAATTTTTAAAACAATATTGGAATAATTATAAAAATCATAATGATATTCACGCTGGTCTTGCATTATATCGTTTTTTTGATGCCTCTGAAAATCAAAAAAACAAGAGCCTTGAGATCATTTCGAAAATTAACAATTTTGATACGGCAAGTAAAATTTTTTTAGAACGGCAAAAAAAACATCTTGAATCACTTAAGCTACGTGGATACTCTGTTTGTAGTTTTAAACTGACAACAGCCAGTCGTTTAGCTTGCGGGCTTGGAATATCAAGTCTTGCTGAAAATGGATTTTTTATGGACCGTGTTTGGGGAATTCCTTATTTACCCGGAAGTTCTTTGAAAGGAATTGCTCAAGACTGGGCTCTGATAGAATTAGATGTTTTTACAGAAAAACAAAACCGAAGAGAAACTAAAAGGTTAAATAAAGATTTTATCGCTATATTTGGTGCTCAATCTGCAGAGGAAGGAGAAATAATGGATAAATATTGGAAGGATAGAAAAGGAACAGTTATTTTTCTGGATGCCGTTCCTATTTTAGAGAATATTTCTCCTTATGATATTGATATCGTTAATCCGCATTATAGTGACTATTATAGCAGTAAAGGGGATAAACCGCCAGCTGATTATGAGCGGCCAAATCCCAATTTTTTTCTTACCGTCAAAAAAGAAATTAAATTCCAATTCGCTATTGCCGCTAAAGATGCTAAATTTCAATTTCAAGATAAAGAAGGCAAAGAGATAGATGTCGATATTTCGGCTCAAAAACTTCTTTCTAATGCAACGCAATATCTTCAAAATGCCTTACAGGAACATGGTATAGGTGCTAAAACACATATAGGCAATGGATATTTCAAATGCTCATAA
- the cmr5 gene encoding type III-B CRISPR module-associated protein Cmr5 has product MYKDHERAKHAFDSVNKTIAQLDNKKSEFKSWATKFPGMLLTCGLLQTVAFYETKKDGKPVYKIFEEWLSKEVPQLNSDTDQFNLTQLISKINDMEVYRFAFREAMAYGTWLKRAVSSLIPDKD; this is encoded by the coding sequence ATGTATAAAGATCATGAACGAGCAAAACATGCTTTTGATAGTGTTAATAAAACAATTGCACAACTTGATAATAAAAAATCAGAATTTAAATCATGGGCAACTAAATTTCCAGGCATGTTACTTACCTGCGGACTTTTACAGACAGTAGCTTTTTATGAAACAAAAAAAGACGGAAAACCAGTATATAAAATTTTTGAAGAATGGCTATCTAAAGAGGTCCCTCAACTAAACAGTGATACCGATCAATTTAATCTAACCCAATTAATTAGCAAAATTAATGATATGGAAGTCTATCGCTTTGCTTTTAGAGAAGCTATGGCTTATGGGACATGGCTTAAAAGGGCAGTATCATCATTAATCCCAGATAAAGATTAA
- the cmr4 gene encoding type III-B CRISPR module RAMP protein Cmr4: MYTKGKLMFFYTESLVHAGAGEGVGAIDLPIQREKVTNWPIIHSSGIKGAMRDHFEAKKLKNDELFIVFGPDSQKKDSNNNPGNPGEHAGSIAFSDAKILLFPVRSLKGTFAYITCPLAITRFYRDILTLKSCGLDLIDNNLKEAITIAINLNDSILLPKIENSADILTVQLNNNRQSPKKVILEELMFNVEYKPEVYSFCKWLKSKWTDSPSWIDIDKRIAVVSDDVFKDFVEFSTEVLTRNRINDETGVAQTGALWNEECLPREVLLYSMVFASSPLKKSINNLLTDENVLDYITNKPNYTPDRIWLGGDQTIGRGIIKVHFI; encoded by the coding sequence ATGTATACAAAAGGGAAACTGATGTTTTTTTATACTGAATCTTTGGTCCATGCTGGAGCTGGTGAAGGTGTTGGAGCTATTGATCTTCCTATCCAGAGAGAAAAGGTAACCAATTGGCCCATCATTCATTCTTCTGGAATAAAAGGCGCTATGCGTGATCATTTTGAAGCAAAAAAGCTTAAAAATGATGAACTCTTTATTGTTTTTGGTCCAGACTCGCAAAAAAAAGATTCCAACAACAATCCTGGAAACCCTGGTGAGCATGCAGGTTCTATTGCCTTCAGTGATGCAAAAATCTTACTATTTCCGGTTCGTTCTTTAAAAGGGACGTTCGCCTATATTACCTGTCCATTAGCAATAACTCGTTTCTACCGTGACATTCTTACCCTCAAGTCTTGCGGATTAGATTTAATTGATAATAATTTAAAAGAAGCTATTACAATAGCTATTAATCTCAATGATTCCATTTTACTTCCCAAAATAGAAAACTCTGCGGATATTCTAACCGTTCAATTGAATAATAATAGGCAAAGCCCCAAAAAAGTAATTTTAGAAGAATTGATGTTTAATGTTGAATATAAACCTGAAGTTTATAGTTTTTGTAAATGGCTAAAATCTAAATGGACAGACAGTCCTTCATGGATTGATATTGATAAAAGAATTGCGGTTGTATCAGATGATGTATTTAAAGATTTTGTGGAGTTTTCAACTGAAGTTTTAACTCGTAATCGGATAAATGATGAGACAGGCGTTGCTCAAACAGGGGCATTATGGAATGAAGAATGTCTGCCAAGAGAAGTATTGCTTTATTCAATGGTGTTCGCCAGTAGCCCTTTAAAAAAAAGTATAAATAATCTTTTAACTGATGAGAATGTTTTAGATTACATTACGAATAAACCTAATTATACTCCAGATCGTATATGGCTGGGAGGCGATCAAACTATTGGCAGGGGAATTATAAAAGTTCACTTTATTTAA
- the cmr3 gene encoding type III-B CRISPR module-associated protein Cmr3 — MELFIRPIDTQFYRGGLPFDAGEDVEATMVFPPFPRTLYGALRTMGMISSSGNLSYSNYYGDNLQFGSLYIKGPFLARMDKFKNNTVAFPFPHDLVMQKDSFNMNYLAPVLNFSTDMGWDLDAPDIQMIDQQNQNPPLAGKQVDSLADKYYLPDGSILSQYILNTKLGNFRPRSFWLSNDVVKEEFRTGIYIDNNIRTAKEGMLYRSLHFRFSDLSDIVYGYWIKVEGADPNFPEHGYLKLGGESKVVYFTKLPNNQETSWSVFHKDIVTKILEKIKNAGRFKAYFITPSIFKKGCLPDNCSFSNNKIYLKLTNCNFSFELVSICTTKPIHIGGWDIQKKEPKPIHKAVPAGTVYFFKADQTQWQKLNDNEKENLAKTIYDELNFKTWCSKLPYDGEYGPGKEGFGIPLIGGW, encoded by the coding sequence ATGGAATTATTTATTAGACCTATAGATACACAATTTTATCGAGGAGGTCTTCCTTTTGATGCAGGTGAAGATGTAGAAGCAACGATGGTATTTCCACCTTTTCCAAGAACACTTTATGGCGCTCTTCGAACTATGGGGATGATTTCTTCTTCTGGAAATTTATCATACAGTAATTATTATGGCGATAATCTACAATTTGGATCACTTTACATCAAGGGACCTTTTTTAGCGAGAATGGATAAATTTAAAAATAATACAGTTGCATTCCCATTTCCCCATGATTTAGTAATGCAAAAAGATAGTTTTAATATGAATTATTTAGCTCCTGTTTTGAATTTTTCTACAGATATGGGTTGGGATCTTGATGCCCCTGATATCCAAATGATTGACCAGCAAAATCAGAATCCTCCATTAGCAGGGAAACAGGTTGATAGCCTTGCAGATAAATATTATTTGCCTGATGGCTCTATTCTTTCTCAATATATTCTTAATACTAAGCTTGGTAATTTTAGGCCTCGATCATTTTGGCTTTCTAATGATGTGGTAAAAGAAGAATTTAGAACAGGCATTTATATTGACAATAATATACGGACAGCAAAAGAAGGTATGCTCTATAGATCTCTTCACTTTCGATTTTCAGATTTATCAGATATTGTATATGGTTATTGGATAAAAGTAGAGGGAGCAGACCCCAATTTCCCTGAACATGGTTATTTAAAGCTTGGTGGTGAGTCCAAAGTAGTTTATTTTACTAAATTGCCGAATAATCAAGAAACATCTTGGAGTGTTTTTCATAAAGATATTGTTACAAAAATTCTTGAAAAAATAAAAAATGCCGGGCGATTTAAAGCTTATTTCATTACACCGTCAATTTTTAAAAAAGGATGTTTACCTGATAACTGTTCTTTCAGTAATAATAAAATTTATCTAAAACTTACTAATTGCAACTTTTCTTTTGAACTTGTTTCAATCTGTACTACTAAACCTATCCATATAGGCGGATGGGATATTCAAAAAAAAGAGCCAAAACCTATACACAAAGCCGTTCCTGCAGGAACTGTTTATTTTTTTAAAGCTGATCAAACCCAGTGGCAAAAATTGAATGATAATGAAAAAGAGAACTTAGCAAAAACAATTTATGATGAACTTAATTTTAAAACATGGTGTTCAAAACTTCCATATGATGGCGAATACGGCCCTGGTAAGGAAGGTTTTGGCATACCATTAATCGGAGGTTGGTGA